A part of Variovorax sp. HW608 genomic DNA contains:
- a CDS encoding efflux transporter outer membrane subunit — MKNETQAKVRPWQAVLLPLVAAMVLAGCATAKVEAPSFEAPAQFKEQAAAPREGTWTRAQPAESQPRGEWWRAFNDPVLDKLIERADARNTNIQAAAARLAEARALAHSADAERSPQVGVVAGGVRSAGLDRNLSPKPSTLLTAGVAASYELDLFGKLSRASEAAQLDADAREGLLQSTRLLVESETAQTYLQLRAVDAERALVRDTVEAYRDTLKLTQSRQRAGDVAELDVARVETEVASTESDALTLDRRRAELEHALAVLAGDAASDFGVNTDEWATALPTIPAGVPSTVLTRRPDISAAQKSVMAAQARVGVAQLAWFPDISLTAGGGYASQKLSDLFQWSAKSWGIGALLNLPLFDGGRREAGVQSASAQLDGALANYRSQVLVAFKEVEDQLSALRILEQQADVQAKAVTSASRATSLSDSRYRNGMVSQLDLLDARRQELANRRQALQVRSAQYQATVGLIRAIGGSWDVKVAASSGDERVAAAR, encoded by the coding sequence ATGAAAAACGAAACACAAGCCAAGGTGCGGCCGTGGCAGGCCGTGTTGCTGCCGCTGGTGGCGGCGATGGTGCTGGCCGGTTGCGCGACAGCGAAGGTGGAAGCACCGAGCTTCGAGGCGCCGGCCCAGTTCAAGGAGCAGGCTGCAGCGCCCCGCGAGGGGACCTGGACGCGCGCACAGCCGGCCGAGTCCCAGCCGCGCGGCGAATGGTGGCGGGCGTTCAACGATCCGGTGCTCGACAAGCTGATCGAGCGGGCTGACGCGCGCAACACGAACATTCAGGCTGCCGCGGCGCGGCTGGCCGAGGCGCGTGCGCTGGCCCATAGCGCCGACGCCGAGCGCTCGCCGCAGGTCGGCGTGGTCGCGGGCGGCGTGCGCAGCGCGGGGCTGGACCGCAACCTGAGTCCGAAGCCATCCACCTTGTTGACTGCGGGCGTCGCGGCTTCGTATGAACTCGACCTGTTCGGCAAGTTGTCGCGCGCGAGCGAGGCGGCGCAACTGGATGCCGATGCCCGCGAAGGGCTGTTGCAGAGCACGCGGCTCCTGGTCGAGTCGGAAACCGCGCAGACCTACCTGCAGCTTCGTGCGGTCGATGCCGAGCGGGCGCTGGTGCGCGACACCGTCGAGGCGTACCGCGACACGCTGAAGTTGACGCAGAGCCGGCAGCGGGCAGGCGATGTGGCCGAGCTCGATGTGGCGCGCGTGGAGACGGAGGTGGCCTCGACCGAATCCGACGCGCTGACCCTGGACCGCCGGCGCGCCGAGCTGGAGCACGCGCTGGCGGTGCTGGCGGGCGATGCGGCTTCGGATTTCGGCGTCAACACGGACGAGTGGGCCACCGCATTGCCGACGATTCCGGCAGGTGTTCCGTCCACGGTCTTGACGCGACGCCCGGACATTTCGGCGGCGCAGAAGTCGGTGATGGCGGCGCAGGCGCGCGTCGGCGTGGCGCAGTTGGCGTGGTTCCCGGATATCTCGTTGACCGCGGGTGGCGGCTATGCCTCGCAGAAGTTGAGCGATCTGTTCCAGTGGTCGGCCAAGTCGTGGGGCATCGGTGCGCTGTTGAACCTGCCGCTGTTCGACGGCGGGCGCCGGGAGGCAGGCGTGCAGAGCGCCTCGGCGCAGCTCGACGGGGCGCTTGCGAACTACAGGTCACAGGTGCTGGTCGCGTTCAAGGAAGTGGAGGACCAGCTCTCTGCGCTGCGCATCCTGGAGCAGCAGGCGGACGTGCAGGCCAAGGCCGTGACTTCGGCGAGCCGGGCGACGAGCTTGTCCGACTCGCGCTATCGCAACGGCATGGTGAGCCAGCTCGATCTGCTGGACGCGCGGCGGCAGGAGCTGGCGAATCGCCGGCAGGCACTGCAGGTCAGGTCGGCGCAGTACCAGGCGACCGTGGGGCTGATTCGGGCGATCGGGGGGAGTTGGGATGTGAAGGTCGCTGCTTCTTCCGGGGATGAGCGGGTGGCTGCTGCGCGTTGA
- a CDS encoding cobyric acid synthase: protein MSPNVVNPRARCVMVLGTTSGAGKSWIATALCRWYARQGFKVAPFKAQNMSNNARVVAGGEIGSAQYFQALAARAEPEVRMNPLLLKPERDTHSQVVLMGHVSNELSSLPWRGRSERVWPQIAQALDELRAENDVVVIEGAGSPAEINLMASDIVNLRVARHANARCLLVTDIDRGGAFAHLYGTWALLPPEDRALIAGFVLNKFRGDAALLAPAPEQLRALTGVPTVATLPMWWQHGLPEEDGVFDDRSVASGEVTRTIAVIAYPRISNLDEFQPLKNIAGVRLRWARSPSDVAGADWIVLPGSKNTSGDLAWLRAQGLDRAVAAHAGRGGAVLGVCGGLQMLGEALIDPHGVDGNGPGLGLLPVVTVFAADKIVRHREARFADLAGPWSALSGITVRGYEIHHGQTAEHSAMAAAGDRAAAVMADDLAWQNGAGNVLGLYLHGLFEDPAALEALFGVEARTLDAVFDGLADHIDSNSEPGVLRSLIQ, encoded by the coding sequence ATGAGTCCGAATGTGGTGAATCCGCGCGCGCGCTGCGTGATGGTCCTCGGCACGACCAGCGGCGCCGGCAAGAGCTGGATCGCGACGGCGCTGTGCCGCTGGTATGCGCGCCAGGGGTTCAAGGTCGCGCCGTTCAAGGCGCAGAACATGAGCAACAACGCGCGCGTCGTCGCGGGCGGGGAGATCGGCAGCGCGCAGTACTTCCAGGCGCTGGCCGCGCGCGCCGAACCCGAGGTGCGCATGAACCCGCTGCTGCTCAAGCCCGAGCGCGACACCCATAGCCAGGTCGTCCTCATGGGCCACGTCAGCAACGAGCTGTCGTCGCTGCCCTGGCGCGGACGAAGCGAGCGCGTCTGGCCGCAGATCGCGCAGGCACTCGACGAACTCCGGGCCGAGAACGATGTCGTCGTCATCGAAGGCGCAGGATCGCCCGCCGAGATCAACCTGATGGCCAGCGACATCGTCAACCTGCGGGTCGCGCGCCACGCGAATGCGCGCTGCCTGCTCGTCACCGACATCGATCGCGGCGGCGCGTTCGCGCATCTGTACGGCACCTGGGCGCTGCTGCCACCGGAAGATCGCGCATTGATCGCCGGCTTCGTGCTCAACAAGTTCCGCGGCGACGCCGCGCTGCTCGCGCCCGCGCCCGAGCAATTGCGGGCACTGACCGGCGTGCCGACCGTCGCCACGCTGCCGATGTGGTGGCAGCACGGACTGCCGGAGGAGGACGGCGTCTTCGATGACCGCAGCGTGGCGAGCGGCGAAGTCACTCGCACCATCGCCGTCATCGCCTATCCGCGCATCAGCAATCTAGACGAATTCCAGCCGCTCAAGAACATCGCGGGGGTGCGCCTTCGCTGGGCGCGCAGCCCGTCCGATGTGGCCGGCGCGGACTGGATCGTCCTGCCCGGTTCCAAGAACACCAGCGGCGATCTCGCATGGCTGCGCGCGCAAGGGCTGGACCGCGCGGTGGCTGCGCACGCGGGGCGCGGCGGCGCGGTGCTCGGCGTGTGCGGCGGGCTCCAGATGCTGGGCGAAGCGCTCATCGATCCGCACGGCGTCGACGGCAATGGCCCCGGGCTCGGGCTGTTGCCTGTGGTCACCGTGTTCGCCGCCGACAAGATCGTGCGGCACCGCGAGGCGAGGTTCGCGGACCTGGCGGGACCGTGGTCGGCGCTGTCCGGCATCACCGTGCGCGGCTACGAAATCCATCATGGCCAGACGGCCGAACACAGCGCGATGGCGGCGGCCGGCGACCGCGCCGCCGCCGTCATGGCGGACGATCTCGCATGGCAGAACGGCGCCGGCAACGTGCTCGGCCTGTACCTGCATGGCCTGTTCGAAGACCCCGCGGCGCTCGAGGCGCTGTTCGGCGTCGAAGCGCGTACGCTCGACGCGGTGTTCGACGGCCTGGCCGATCACATCGATTCCAACTCTGAACCGGGCGTGCTGCGCTCCCTCATCCAATGA
- the cobT gene encoding nicotinate-nucleotide--dimethylbenzimidazole phosphoribosyltransferase gives MTLLELPSIDSIDDSALAARLQHVLDNKTKPVGALGRLEALASRIGTILGTTTPSFDSPQMLVCAGDHGLAARGVSAYPSDVTWQMVENFLAGGAAVSVLARQHGLKLTVVDCGVRHAFAPRDGLLVRKIAPGTADASVGPAMSMAQCEEAVANGMALVRDLPGNVVLLGEMGIGNSSAAAMLLARISGQDIDACTGAGTGLDASGRAHKRKVLRGVLELHADAESPLAALAAFGGLEIATLVGAVLQAAQERRVIVLDGFIASAAVLVAQALRPNVVQRCVAAHESAEPGHRLLLHFLGLEPLLQLDLRLGEGSGAALAWPLLESACRILREMASFESAGVSRQDATT, from the coding sequence ATGACGCTTCTTGAACTTCCCTCCATCGACAGCATTGACGACAGCGCGCTCGCGGCGCGGCTCCAGCACGTGCTCGACAACAAGACCAAGCCGGTCGGTGCACTCGGCCGACTCGAGGCGCTGGCCTCGCGCATTGGAACGATCCTCGGCACCACCACGCCGTCATTCGATTCGCCGCAGATGCTCGTTTGCGCAGGCGACCACGGGTTGGCGGCGCGCGGCGTGTCGGCGTACCCGAGCGACGTGACCTGGCAGATGGTCGAGAACTTCCTGGCCGGCGGCGCGGCCGTGAGCGTGCTCGCGCGCCAGCATGGGCTCAAGCTCACGGTGGTCGATTGCGGCGTGCGGCATGCGTTCGCGCCCCGTGATGGCCTGCTGGTGCGCAAGATCGCGCCGGGGACGGCCGATGCTTCGGTCGGCCCGGCGATGAGCATGGCGCAATGCGAAGAAGCGGTCGCCAACGGCATGGCATTGGTGCGCGACCTGCCGGGCAACGTCGTGCTGCTCGGCGAGATGGGCATCGGCAATTCGTCCGCCGCCGCGATGCTGCTGGCGCGTATCTCGGGGCAGGACATCGATGCCTGCACCGGCGCCGGAACCGGCCTCGACGCCAGCGGGCGTGCCCACAAGCGCAAGGTGCTGCGCGGCGTGCTCGAACTGCATGCCGACGCCGAATCGCCGCTGGCCGCGCTCGCCGCTTTCGGCGGCCTCGAGATCGCGACGCTCGTCGGCGCGGTGCTGCAGGCCGCGCAGGAGCGGCGCGTGATCGTGCTCGATGGCTTCATCGCCAGCGCCGCGGTGCTGGTGGCGCAGGCATTGCGACCGAACGTGGTGCAGCGCTGCGTCGCGGCGCACGAGTCGGCCGAACCGGGGCACCGGCTGCTGCTGCACTTCCTGGGTCTCGAGCCGCTGCTGCAGCTCGATCTGCGCCTCGGCGAAGGCTCGGGCGCCGCGCTCGCATGGCCCCTGCTGGAGTCCGCCTGCCGCATCCTGCGCGAGATGGCGAGCTTCGAATCGGCGGGGGTTTCGAGGCAGGACGCAACCACATGA
- the cobS gene encoding adenosylcobinamide-GDP ribazoletransferase, translating to MNGVRHFLLALQFFTRVPVTGPLAGWVGFSPAMLRASAAHFPGVGWLVGAVGAGVFYLASTGLPGWAGALVAAALSTIATVLMTGAFHEDGLADVADGLGASADRARALEIMKDSRIGAFGAIALVLALGLKVALLAALAGQGMAHVVLALVSAHVLSRLAPLFLIRWLPYVGDESAASKSKPLADAIHNGALLVGVAWSLPAIAWLVTALGIARGLAPVLLGALAALFMARLLQRRLRGFTGDGLGATQQVCELAIYLALAWRA from the coding sequence ATGAATGGGGTGCGCCACTTCCTTCTGGCGCTCCAGTTCTTCACCCGCGTGCCGGTCACGGGGCCGCTGGCGGGATGGGTGGGGTTCAGCCCCGCGATGCTGCGTGCGAGCGCGGCGCATTTTCCCGGTGTCGGATGGCTGGTGGGCGCGGTCGGCGCGGGCGTGTTCTACCTCGCGTCTACCGGCCTCCCGGGCTGGGCCGGCGCATTGGTCGCGGCCGCCTTGTCGACGATCGCGACGGTGCTGATGACCGGCGCATTCCACGAAGATGGCCTGGCCGACGTGGCCGATGGCCTCGGCGCTTCGGCGGATCGCGCGCGGGCGCTGGAGATCATGAAGGACTCGCGCATCGGCGCATTTGGCGCGATTGCGCTGGTGCTGGCGCTGGGCCTCAAGGTGGCGCTGCTTGCGGCGCTGGCGGGGCAGGGTATGGCCCATGTCGTCCTCGCGCTCGTCAGCGCCCATGTGCTCTCGCGCCTCGCGCCGCTGTTCCTGATCCGCTGGCTGCCTTACGTCGGCGACGAGAGCGCGGCGAGCAAGTCGAAGCCGCTGGCCGATGCGATCCACAACGGCGCCTTGCTGGTCGGCGTGGCATGGTCGCTGCCCGCGATCGCGTGGCTCGTGACGGCGCTCGGCATCGCGCGCGGGTTGGCCCCGGTGCTTCTTGGCGCGCTGGCTGCGCTCTTCATGGCACGGCTGCTGCAGCGCAGGCTTCGCGGCTTCACCGGCGATGGCCTCGGCGCGACGCAGCAGGTGTGCGAGCTGGCGATCTACCTCGCGCTGGCGTGGCGCGCATGA
- a CDS encoding histidine phosphatase family protein has translation MKLLLVRHARTTAVDGFCYGRTDVSVLPEVTRAVAESVAPLLPAGVPLTCSPLSRCADLARTLIELRPDLRALPTDPRIAEMDLGEWEEQLWSAIDPAELEAWTRDFADTRAGRSGESTRQFLLRVGEAFDAWRAGGRDAVWITHAGVIRAAWLLRDGIRAIERSDQWPGQPIAFGECVTIEL, from the coding sequence ATGAAGCTCCTGCTCGTGCGCCATGCGCGAACCACCGCGGTCGACGGCTTCTGCTATGGGCGCACCGATGTGTCCGTGCTGCCCGAGGTGACGCGCGCGGTGGCCGAAAGCGTCGCGCCGCTGCTGCCTGCGGGCGTGCCGCTCACCTGCTCGCCGCTCTCGCGTTGCGCCGACCTTGCCAGGACCCTCATCGAACTGCGGCCCGATCTCAGAGCGCTGCCAACCGATCCGCGCATTGCCGAGATGGACCTGGGCGAGTGGGAAGAGCAGCTCTGGTCCGCCATCGATCCCGCCGAACTCGAGGCCTGGACGCGCGACTTCGCCGATACGCGCGCGGGCCGCAGCGGCGAAAGCACGCGGCAGTTCCTGCTGCGGGTGGGCGAAGCCTTCGATGCATGGCGGGCCGGCGGGCGCGACGCGGTGTGGATCACCCATGCCGGCGTGATCCGCGCCGCATGGCTGCTGCGCGACGGCATCCGCGCGATCGAGCGCTCCGACCAATGGCCGGGCCAGCCGATCGCTTTCGGCGAGTGCGTGACGATCGAGCTCTGA
- the nth gene encoding endonuclease III, with the protein MKKADIEPFFATLEAANPTPETELEYSTPFELLAAVLLSAQATDVGVNKATRRLFPVANTPQAIVQLGVEGLEEYIKTIGLYRSKAKHLVEASRMLVERHGGEVPKTRAELEALPGVGRKTANVVLNVAFGEPTMAVDTHIFRVGNRTGLAPGKTPLEVEQKLEKRVPEKYRLHAHHWLILHGRYTCLARKPQCWQCAVSPYCDYKPKTPAP; encoded by the coding sequence ATGAAAAAAGCCGATATCGAACCCTTCTTCGCGACGCTGGAGGCCGCGAATCCCACGCCCGAGACCGAACTCGAATACAGCACGCCCTTCGAGCTGCTCGCCGCGGTGCTGCTCTCGGCGCAGGCGACCGACGTGGGCGTGAACAAGGCGACGCGCAGGCTCTTCCCGGTCGCGAACACGCCGCAGGCCATCGTTCAGCTCGGGGTCGAAGGGCTGGAGGAATACATCAAGACCATCGGCCTGTACCGCAGCAAGGCCAAGCATCTCGTCGAAGCCAGCCGCATGCTGGTCGAGCGCCACGGCGGCGAAGTGCCGAAGACGCGCGCCGAGCTCGAAGCGCTGCCCGGCGTGGGCCGCAAGACCGCCAACGTGGTGCTCAACGTCGCTTTCGGCGAGCCGACGATGGCGGTGGACACGCACATCTTCCGCGTCGGCAACCGCACCGGCCTCGCACCGGGCAAGACGCCGCTGGAGGTCGAGCAGAAGCTCGAGAAGCGCGTGCCCGAGAAATACCGGCTGCATGCGCACCACTGGCTGATCCTGCACGGGCGCTACACCTGCCTGGCGCGCAAGCCGCAGTGCTGGCAGTGCGCGGTGTCGCCCTACTGCGACTACAAGCCGAAGACGCCGGCACCCTGA
- a CDS encoding aminotransferase-like domain-containing protein, giving the protein MQFASRLDNVETSAIRELFKLLGKPGIISFAGGFPDSAMFDVEGLKEASAKALTEEAGGALQYGATEGYEPLRTQLSAFMKTKGVDVDPSGLIVTTGSQQALDLIGKTLVSPGDKVIVEGPTFLATIQCFRLYGAHLISAPVDADGVKTDELEALIAEHKPKFVYLIPTFGNPSGAMLSLERRRKVLEMAVKHGTVIVEDDPYGDLYFDQAPPPSLMSLTKDVPGSRELVVHCGSLSKVLSPGLRIGWMIGDAELLAKATMCKQFSDAHTSTFAQATAAQYLKSGRMPATLAHVRKVYAERAEAMGAALRKELGDAISFTQPGGGLFFWARLTGANGKVADASEFARRAIEKLVAFVPGAPFYAEKPDVATLRLSFATANVEKIQEGIARLGSAL; this is encoded by the coding sequence ATGCAATTCGCCTCCCGCCTCGACAACGTCGAAACCTCCGCCATCCGCGAGCTCTTCAAACTGCTCGGCAAGCCTGGCATCATCAGCTTCGCGGGCGGCTTTCCGGACAGCGCGATGTTCGACGTCGAGGGGCTGAAGGAAGCCAGTGCCAAGGCCCTCACGGAGGAAGCCGGCGGCGCGCTGCAGTACGGCGCCACCGAGGGCTACGAACCGCTGCGCACGCAACTGAGCGCCTTCATGAAGACCAAGGGCGTGGACGTCGATCCGAGCGGCCTGATCGTCACGACCGGCAGCCAGCAGGCGCTGGACCTGATCGGCAAGACGCTCGTCTCGCCCGGCGACAAGGTGATCGTCGAGGGCCCGACCTTCCTCGCGACCATCCAATGCTTCCGGCTCTATGGTGCGCACCTGATCAGCGCACCGGTCGATGCCGACGGCGTGAAGACCGACGAGCTCGAAGCGCTCATCGCCGAGCACAAGCCGAAGTTCGTCTACCTGATCCCGACCTTCGGCAACCCGAGCGGCGCGATGCTGAGCCTCGAGCGTCGCAGGAAGGTGCTCGAGATGGCGGTGAAGCACGGCACGGTGATCGTCGAGGACGATCCTTATGGCGATCTCTACTTCGACCAGGCGCCGCCGCCGTCGCTCATGTCGCTCACGAAGGACGTGCCCGGCAGCCGCGAACTGGTGGTGCATTGCGGCAGCCTCAGCAAGGTGCTGAGCCCGGGCCTGCGCATCGGCTGGATGATCGGCGATGCGGAACTGCTCGCCAAGGCGACGATGTGCAAGCAGTTCAGCGACGCGCACACCAGCACCTTCGCGCAGGCGACCGCGGCGCAATACCTCAAGAGCGGCCGCATGCCCGCCACGCTGGCCCATGTGCGCAAGGTCTACGCCGAGCGCGCCGAGGCCATGGGCGCGGCGCTGCGCAAGGAGCTCGGCGATGCGATCAGCTTCACGCAGCCGGGCGGCGGGCTGTTCTTCTGGGCGCGGCTCACGGGCGCGAACGGCAAGGTCGCGGACGCCAGCGAATTCGCCAGGCGCGCGATCGAGAAGCTCGTGGCTTTCGTGCCCGGTGCGCCGTTCTATGCCGAGAAGCCGGACGTCGCGACGCTGCGGCTGAGCTTTGCGACGGCCAACGTCGAGAAGATCCAGGAAGGCATCGCGCGCCTCGGCTCGGCGCTCTGA
- a CDS encoding cystathionine gamma-synthase family protein, whose protein sequence is MGNNAEDNKGPLPASATVHADRRFGVEHGAIHKPIHTSVQYGFDRVEDLIGVFQGTLKGGFNYARQGTPTSAALESKITLLEGGIGTISFSTGMAALTAIFLTLLRAGDHLVSSQFVFGNTNSLFGTMGDLGIEVSKVDACSVDNVRAALRPDTRMVFVETVANPGTQIPDLEAIGALCRERGILYVVDNTITSPALFRPKTVGAGLVVNSLTKTIAGHGAALGGAVTDTGLFDWAAYPNISPSYRSVDPRQQGLQQLRKKALRDMGATLSPEQAHRISLGAETLALRVAQTSATALSLARFLEAHPAVAAVHYPMLESHPQHALAVRHFKAGSWLMAFELRAGLDMPATLNRLQLPIKATGLGDNRTLIIPVAPTIFWEAGPAVRAQMGIADGLVRVSVGLESADELIADFDQALRGA, encoded by the coding sequence ATGGGCAACAACGCTGAAGACAACAAGGGCCCGCTGCCCGCATCCGCCACCGTGCATGCCGACCGCCGGTTCGGCGTCGAGCACGGTGCCATCCACAAGCCGATCCACACTTCGGTGCAATACGGCTTCGATCGCGTCGAGGATCTGATCGGCGTGTTCCAGGGCACGCTCAAGGGCGGCTTCAACTATGCGCGCCAGGGCACGCCGACCAGCGCCGCGCTCGAAAGCAAGATCACCCTGCTGGAAGGCGGCATCGGCACCATTTCCTTCTCGACCGGCATGGCCGCGCTGACCGCGATCTTCCTCACGCTGCTGCGTGCGGGCGACCACCTGGTGTCGAGCCAGTTCGTGTTCGGCAACACCAACAGCCTGTTCGGCACGATGGGCGATCTGGGCATCGAGGTGTCGAAGGTCGACGCCTGTTCGGTCGACAACGTGCGCGCCGCGCTGCGGCCCGACACGCGCATGGTGTTCGTCGAGACAGTCGCCAACCCGGGCACTCAGATCCCCGATCTCGAAGCGATCGGCGCGCTGTGCCGCGAGCGCGGGATCCTCTACGTGGTGGACAACACCATCACCTCGCCCGCCCTGTTCCGGCCGAAAACTGTCGGCGCCGGCCTGGTGGTGAACTCGCTGACCAAGACCATCGCCGGCCACGGCGCGGCACTCGGCGGTGCGGTCACCGACACGGGCCTGTTCGACTGGGCGGCCTATCCCAACATCTCGCCGAGCTATCGCAGCGTCGATCCGCGCCAGCAGGGGCTGCAGCAGCTGCGCAAGAAGGCGCTGCGCGACATGGGCGCGACGCTCTCGCCGGAACAGGCGCACCGCATCAGCCTCGGCGCCGAGACGCTCGCGCTGCGCGTCGCGCAGACCAGCGCCACCGCGCTTTCGCTCGCGCGCTTCCTCGAAGCCCATCCTGCCGTGGCGGCGGTGCACTACCCGATGCTCGAAAGCCATCCGCAGCATGCGCTGGCGGTGCGGCATTTCAAGGCCGGTTCGTGGCTCATGGCGTTCGAACTGCGCGCGGGTCTGGACATGCCGGCGACGCTCAATCGCCTGCAACTGCCGATCAAGGCCACCGGGCTCGGCGACAACCGCACCTTGATCATTCCGGTCGCGCCGACGATCTTCTGGGAAGCCGGCCCCGCGGTGCGTGCGCAGATGGGCATCGCCGACGGGCTGGTGCGGGTGTCGGTCGGGCTCGAATCGGCGGACGAGCTGATCGCCGATTTCGACCAGGCGCTGCGCGGCGCCTGA
- the serB gene encoding phosphoserine phosphatase SerB, with translation MTPKEISPGLVVQRFAPPLALADFKLIAFDMDSTLINIECIDEIADAVGKKAEVAAITEATMRGEIKDFKESLRRRVALLKGVPVDALQKVYDERLRLNPGAEQLVAACKAAGLRVLLVSGGFTFFANRVKDRLGIDFARSNLLDEADGRLTGEVVQQSWGDICDGPEKRRTLLEVASLLGISPQEAIAVGDGANDLPMMGEAGLSVAFHAKPKVRAEAMVAINEGGLDRLLEVLR, from the coding sequence ATGACCCCCAAGGAAATCTCTCCCGGCCTCGTCGTGCAGCGCTTCGCGCCGCCGCTCGCCCTCGCCGATTTCAAGCTGATCGCCTTCGACATGGATTCGACGCTGATCAACATCGAATGCATCGACGAGATCGCCGATGCGGTCGGCAAGAAGGCCGAGGTGGCCGCGATCACCGAAGCCACCATGCGCGGCGAGATCAAGGACTTCAAGGAAAGCCTGCGCCGTCGCGTCGCACTGCTGAAGGGCGTGCCGGTCGATGCGCTGCAGAAGGTCTACGACGAGCGCCTCAGGCTCAATCCCGGCGCCGAACAGCTGGTTGCCGCCTGCAAGGCCGCCGGGCTCAGGGTGCTGCTGGTGTCCGGCGGGTTCACCTTCTTCGCGAACCGCGTGAAGGACCGGCTCGGCATCGACTTCGCGCGCTCCAACCTGCTCGACGAGGCCGACGGCAGGCTCACGGGCGAGGTGGTGCAGCAATCCTGGGGCGACATCTGCGACGGCCCGGAAAAGCGCCGCACGCTGCTCGAAGTGGCCTCGCTGCTCGGCATCTCGCCGCAGGAAGCCATCGCCGTCGGCGACGGCGCGAACGACCTGCCGATGATGGGCGAGGCCGGCCTTTCAGTGGCTTTCCACGCCAAGCCGAAGGTGCGCGCAGAGGCCATGGTCGCGATCAATGAAGGCGGGCTGGACCGCCTGCTCGAAGTACTGAGGTGA